TGCTTGGTTCAGCTTTTCGGTGCCCAACAATATATCATATAAAAGCATGTCTTTATGTTGGCCATAAGCTATAAGATTTTCAGCCGCGTGATATAACAGTAAATTCAGGCTCTCTGCATTTTTCAGCTCAGCAGCAAGAATAGCCAGATTGGCCATGGTCTCGGTCTTATATTTAAATTCAACTAGCTCATCATTCAGCTTTTCAAGTTCCTGTTCGGCAAAAAAAGAAAATGCTTTCGGTGAAAGTTTTGCTTTATGCTCATGCAGGAGTTCAAATAAATGAGACTGGTGATACCATGGATGGCTGGTCAATATGTCAATCTCTTCAATTTGGATTTCAGCATCAAATTGATGATGTGTATTGAAAACATAGGCTAACCATATCACTTCATCAATAATCTTTGGAATAACGGCACGACGGATTTCATAAAGGGAATGGTCTTTGTAAAAATCAAGTTCAGGAACCGCCTTCAGGGGAAGCAGTATCTCTGAAATAACAACGGGAGATTTTTTTAAGCAGCAGTCTCCAAGCCTTTGCCCCATAAGCAGGATGGCTTTCAGCAATTGTGTTTGTTTATCCGTTTCCTCTATTTTTAACCAATGACGGATTTGTTCTGTTTGTTTGGAAAGCGTAAGAAGGAGTGCCGTAGAAAAGTGGTTGAAGTATAATTCTTTTGGTTTGAGGTTATCGGCTGCATAGCTATATTTCTCAGCAAATTCATGACGTGAACTAAGTACTATTTCAAACGGGAGATCCTGATTGTACAGATATTTATAAACCTTTAGAGTACAATCATTTTGAAGTGGATAGTTCTCCACTCTTTTCTTCCACTCAAAACGACCATTTTTCAGATCATGTTGAACCAAAACATGGCCTATGCTTTTCTTTTCCGGATCAGTCAGTTTACTTTTAAGTAATGCCTTCAACCGGAAGTCAAACCGGTCACGATTTTCGAGGATTTTTTTGACATAAAAAGCAAAATATAATTCTGACCTATCCCCTTTTCGAAATTGCTTGAGAAATTTGAATATCCTTTGGTTACTAATATTTTCAAAGTTCAGGAGTACTTCCAACCAGGATATGGCAATATCATAGGTCTGAAAGTCACGATCCTGGAACAGTATATTTACCCTGTCAAAGGCAGCCTCCGGAATTTCATTTACAACTCCTCGCTCTTTTAGTGCGATCAAAAGTTCCTTTAGCTGATAGTGCGTTAATCGTGAAAAATCGGGGTACTTAATGAAGGTTTCGGGATGGTTTCTAAAGGAGGTTACCCAGATTTTATGCAGGTTTTCATCCCAGAGGTTGTACAATCGGTTTTGAAATCTGGAACTAATTTCACCGAAGAAAATCACTTTCTTAAAGTCATTGTTTTTGAAAGCGGCTTCAGTTGCCAGGTCCAGCAGGTTTTGAATCTGGTTTTCATCCCTGCATTCAAGGTAACTTGTAATGAACCACTCTTTATCCAGGTTTAGCAACGGCAAGGGGTTTCCCAGAAAATACTCGATTTTAGCCAGCTCTGACCATTTCAGATTTTCATCGTTATAATCATTTAACCACCGTAAGATATTTCGATAGAGTAATAGCTTTTGTTCTTCCAGCTCCGGCTGCTCTTTCATGAACACCATAAAACTATTGTGATAGACAGAAATACCTGAAAGTTGTGACTGGAGTATTAAGTGCCTGATCTCTTTTAAGGACTTGGTGACTTCCGAGGGATAAGGAGTGAAATAACTACCAAGTTGAATCAGTTGCTCTTTGTGAAGTTTGAAATCAAGCGCTGTAATGGCGAAGCAGAATGTTTTGGCTAAATCTGAGAGCTGCCGCCAAATATCTTCGTAATAGTTTTTGATATCTCCCTTATAGGAAGGAATCTTGTCCAGATGGTAAGATGAAACAGGTTCTCCAGAATTAATAATTTCACCAAGAACATATCTTAGGTGCAATGGATTTCCTGCGGTTATGGTAAAAATTTTACTGATGAATTCATTTTCTATGGGGTCAATTTTCTCTTTATTATATGATGTAAGGGTTGATTTTACAATCCTGGCGACATTTGACCTGTTCAATCCTTTGATTTCTACCCATCTGTTCTCGGGACACGCTTTAAGTACTGCATTTGGCAGAGATTTAATCGCTATTTCCTGTGTCCCTAGTAATAACCAATACCCTTTTTGGGGATAAAAGACTTCAGTAATGAATTCCTGTAGTTGAGCCTCGCTATTTCCTTCGCGTATGACGTGATCAAGGCCGTCAATGATCAGAACAAAGGTTTTTTGCTGTTTTGCATAATATGATGCAATTTTATTGATGAATTCTCTTATCGGAGTATGCTCCGTATTCTCTCTTCCAAGCTCTTCCAGAACTTTAGACTTTTCCTTTTTAAATGCTGCTCTTAGGGCTTCTTTTACCCTATCTGCATTAAGTCTTTCCTGATATGATTGGTCTTTGGGGTTAAGGTGATAGTGATGCCGGAATACAGCAATATGTTTTTGGTTTAAGATTTCATAAAGCTTGGAGAGGTAAGTGCTCTTCCCTGCACCAGGTTTTCCTATAAATATTTTTGTTCCCCCTTCCGGATTTTGAAGATCTGCCAATACATTTCGATGGGTATTCCTGTCGAAAAACTTAAAATCAGAAGGGGTTTTAAAGTTTTGATTTAAAGGACGAGGATTGTCCCAGGACAAATAATTTCTAATATCGGAGAGTGTGATCGTTTTGGGATATTGTTCAGACCCCTCCTTTCCGATATATAATAACAGACTGTCAACACCAGCTTTGGTGACTTTTAGGGCATCGTAGAGCTTTGTTCGGAGCTTATCTTCAAGTTCATATTTATCAGGATAATTGAAGATAAACGTAAAGTTTGAAAAGAAATCTAACAGAAGGGTGTTATCTGAAAATTCCTGCTTCAGTTGGCGTTCAACCTCTGGATAATGATGCTGTATCCTGAACAAATCAAGTTTATTGCCATTCAAGCAAGCTTGGACATCAGTGTGGGCTGCTCCATTGGTTATCAGACTACAATTTTCAACGGGAACATTATCTAACGCCCTGTAGGATTTTATCCATCTGAACAGTCCTTTTTCTATTAGATGATAAAAGTGCCATTTATCAACAGATGGATTTTGTTTGTATTTTAATTGATAAAAACTCTGATTGGAATCTGCATTTTCGACTACAATATCGTCAATTGAAAAGCCCTTCGCACCCTCAGGAATATACTGGATCTTTATGTTGTTGAATTTTTCCGGTTCACATAACCATTCGACACATAATTGCAATACAAACAGGTCTTCGAATTTGTATCCGCTCCTAATGGAGCTATTTGGGTTTTTCCTTGCCAAGTATCTTAAGTTAAAGGTTCAATTTCAAATGAATTAATGAGGCCTACACTTTTGAATAGAAAAAAATCGAACTAATATTTCCAGAAAATAATGAGGCTTGAAAATTTGTACAAAACTCTCTTCTACAAAAAACTGCGATCTGCCAGCTGGAACAAGTCAAATTAAATCCAAGGGTGTCTTTCTGGAATTAATTTGAAATATTAAATTCTTCATATTAGGGAGAAAATATTTTTAAGTAATTAATGAATACTCAGCCTTGGGTATCTCTAAATCAATCAAATACTGTGTGAATAGACACTTCCAATACTAAAATACCCGATTTTTTCAGGACTGTCTTCATA
This genomic window from Algoriphagus sp. TR-M9 contains:
- a CDS encoding ATP-binding protein, yielding MARKNPNSSIRSGYKFEDLFVLQLCVEWLCEPEKFNNIKIQYIPEGAKGFSIDDIVVENADSNQSFYQLKYKQNPSVDKWHFYHLIEKGLFRWIKSYRALDNVPVENCSLITNGAAHTDVQACLNGNKLDLFRIQHHYPEVERQLKQEFSDNTLLLDFFSNFTFIFNYPDKYELEDKLRTKLYDALKVTKAGVDSLLLYIGKEGSEQYPKTITLSDIRNYLSWDNPRPLNQNFKTPSDFKFFDRNTHRNVLADLQNPEGGTKIFIGKPGAGKSTYLSKLYEILNQKHIAVFRHHYHLNPKDQSYQERLNADRVKEALRAAFKKEKSKVLEELGRENTEHTPIREFINKIASYYAKQQKTFVLIIDGLDHVIREGNSEAQLQEFITEVFYPQKGYWLLLGTQEIAIKSLPNAVLKACPENRWVEIKGLNRSNVARIVKSTLTSYNKEKIDPIENEFISKIFTITAGNPLHLRYVLGEIINSGEPVSSYHLDKIPSYKGDIKNYYEDIWRQLSDLAKTFCFAITALDFKLHKEQLIQLGSYFTPYPSEVTKSLKEIRHLILQSQLSGISVYHNSFMVFMKEQPELEEQKLLLYRNILRWLNDYNDENLKWSELAKIEYFLGNPLPLLNLDKEWFITSYLECRDENQIQNLLDLATEAAFKNNDFKKVIFFGEISSRFQNRLYNLWDENLHKIWVTSFRNHPETFIKYPDFSRLTHYQLKELLIALKERGVVNEIPEAAFDRVNILFQDRDFQTYDIAISWLEVLLNFENISNQRIFKFLKQFRKGDRSELYFAFYVKKILENRDRFDFRLKALLKSKLTDPEKKSIGHVLVQHDLKNGRFEWKKRVENYPLQNDCTLKVYKYLYNQDLPFEIVLSSRHEFAEKYSYAADNLKPKELYFNHFSTALLLTLSKQTEQIRHWLKIEETDKQTQLLKAILLMGQRLGDCCLKKSPVVISEILLPLKAVPELDFYKDHSLYEIRRAVIPKIIDEVIWLAYVFNTHHQFDAEIQIEEIDILTSHPWYHQSHLFELLHEHKAKLSPKAFSFFAEQELEKLNDELVEFKYKTETMANLAILAAELKNAESLNLLLYHAAENLIAYGQHKDMLLYDILLGTEKLNQAGSEKHKELLWRIAPYTYQIDKLTDGDETGSFIYDYASQLAKSDVPALYNFYLLSLRKRDYYLSERLFGEILYTLDFSDKVGKAIGSTAVGDAPYFELTKIAAEDPIASEVLQDIHNSLGEIDFSRKSEKDGERGREDNNDLEDIYLAVQPRDLENHLETFQSGSSFRQYEKSTFILKWTKVWLNKVHSDRGLLIKVLKEIIEPDFLKAEHELLDFLYPFALTVDREFAFKCICWAQSNSSSWSSDYLSRPEEARARWKKVFADFPFRLMEFFTISVNNSGLRYSNTDQKNYSISASKTIQFFIDTSQMQKAEEIAGYFMDVLPSLFPNVNLPEPEFYRMDLQIELFDILLLRLEWLSPIVKERAAKQLIKILSEDESGVFHQKFLEWLKMQTLESKACEGLMILLISVQTENSYSKNYITRENLGDLLCLRCMATDLITESIGKVLGITFKFFQPLYARMSFGNATRTKHEFEKLVGTNLPLVYLNYIEELQENSPYEIWSCWNTLFNDYCNEYELTYTREDERYQNDFNTVMIGRATIFAEILRSSFFRLLDYLQNQNIITILDQFRYTVDTFTIEPSVLNLHPGTKPEWWPQLKDSPKLKHDEVPPELHMDIKKVLSSVENKQLLSLNTVLPNTENFYHSDYLYGLEVLPFAFSGRWESQVEASKIYHELYENAGVWYPGVKDMRDFGVFSNELKFHKPVCKVMINEREIIPLVAPLRSNGNIFQYYRSFFNCRLLTPIIKKQLDLKLDGNRLSYTEKNHDLGYYQDFLDGLRDASDMSELLPYNTFLILDKKYLLEFLKEEKLSLGYAVKKTLYTKNKYGHSQKFDKREMYSLVESKL